In Sphaeramia orbicularis chromosome 9, fSphaOr1.1, whole genome shotgun sequence, the sequence TGAGGTACCTTCACGCACCACCATTTgggtcacgttttttttttttttttttttaatgcagttaaggtttattttcatatcttaagGCTGCATCTCTCCCTGTGTATTTCACATGCACTTGAAGAGTATAAATACTTTTGAGTCCAAACTTTCCTGTAATATTTGACATGGTCTAGTGTTGTTCATTAGGAGTACACCGCTGACATAAGGTGACACAGCAGAATAAGCTGCTACCGACTGCCAGTCAAAAGTCCTTCTAATGAAACATcccccttgttttctttttttctgcttaGTTTACTCTGTGTTTCGGCTCAGCTGTTGATTCCTCTACATTGGGCTTCCTTTCATAGTGGTTCCtgaaaaaaatacacatgtaGCTGAAAATCTGTTTCCCTTGATCCCGCTTCTGGTACTTAAAGTTTGGTTTTTTGGTGTACTACAAAATTACAGTGTTTGCACTGTGGAACCACGAGGGTTTGAGTGCTAATGGATTTATAATCTCCGTCTCTGGGACCATCCAAAGTAATTAGCACATAGGCTCTAAAGAAATGATGGTTAGTGAGCAATAAAGCCATTGCCCATAGCATAAACTGACAGTCTTTCTAACTTAACTCCAACCTCAAGCCTAATTGGGAAAGTCATTGCAGTTATTGTCCTCAATTATAGTctgggatgcaaaaaaaaaaaaaaaaaaaaaaaaaaacctggaaagaGGCTTTCATTTATCACgtctgaaactgaaggatctcaAATCTCTGGAGACGCTTGGCCATATTAAAAGCAAGGAGAATATAAACAATAACATGTGCATGCTAATTTACACTGTAGGGCAAAGGCATTTTATACTTAAAACTAAAGCACGTTCAGGGCAAAAAGGAAACCATAAAATCATTCACTATAATGAACAGCTAACATAAACATGATCagactaaataaataatacatagaaTGTAAAGTTAGAGGCTAGTAAGAATGCAGTCTGTTATCTGCATGTGGATTTGTGCTGATATGTAAacttctcctgttttttttttttttgttttttgtttttttttgttttttttcagatacttggAAGTTTCCAGTAATAATTAATAgccatgctattttttttttgactagtGTTGTCTGTTTAATGCCTCGGTCTTAAATGCCGTAGCCTATGAGCTCAACGATATTTCTACTATTTCTCACGAATGGGCTTTCCATTAAGAGCGATTAGATTATGTCTATTGAAAGTTGCTGATCCATAGAAAAAAAGCCAGCGGATAAAAGGCGATTTCAAGTGACCTTCTCGTCCCTTTCACACCAATCTGAGCCCCCAGAATAATTTGGGGATCagatttggacaaaaaaaaagaagcaccCCCACACACCCCTCACCCCTCCTTTCTCCCCAACACGCAACCACTCAAGGCAACAAAACCTCCAATTCAACCACGAGAAtgagttagattttttttgtaaattaggaCTAACATAATTATGATAGTGTTAGTATTTGTTTTCCAaaatagtcttttttttctctatttcttatTTTTCCAAAGTGCCATTTTTTGTTAAGTAGAGATGTTCTGAAAAGTTGATCTAACTAATCTGTAAGTCCTGCTTTATCACTTGGAACCACGTCCAAATtctgtgaggttttttttaatttgttttgagctcttttttttttttttttttttttaaagaaccatCACCAACTTTTCTGCACTGCATTTCATACATCTTTACGTAGAAGAGATGAACACTATGTCTACAGTCGGTCAAGGTTGTGTGCATCTGCATCTAGTTTGTATTTTAACTCTCATAAGAAACAGTAAAAGTGACTAAAATTATGACAGAAACCACAGATCACTATCTAGTTCTGCAAAGTGCGTGCATGCGCATTGTCGGCGGCGCACTAACATAACCCCATTTATTATTTATGACGATAACTTTGGTGACAAACTTCCCCGTGTAACACATCAGTGCAGTCACACACGCAGGAACTTATTTAGGATGATTTGAGATGCGTTTTATTCCATGTCTGATCTCAGTGcttatctctgtgtgtgtgtgtgtgtgtgtgtgtgtgtgtgtgtgtgtgtgtgtgtgtgtgtgtgtgtgtgtgtgtgttgctcaaACAGTCACAACGGGGAAACGTGTAATGATGCTCACAGTTCAGTGCTTGTGAACACGTAAATCACTTTATTAGTTTATGTTGCTGAGTGATTTTAATTTTGCTGACAGATGTTTTTAGAGCATCAGCTGCATGTGGCTGTCCAACCCGACGTCCACAAACGTAACACTCATGTGCACACCAGAGGCGTCTCAAGCCATAGATGGCCCCCTGGAAAAACGAATGAGCCCTTTAAGCCCATACAGAGCCGTATTGACTAAGTAGTGGAGTTATAACCTTGATGTGATTACGCACAATCAATAATAAAACAGGACCATTACCATTTGTGAATTTCTGCATAGTTTGCATGGTTGTGAACGCTCCAAGACGCGTCCTTCTAGTCATCTGCAGTTTTGTTGGGGGGCCTTGCACTCATGACCTCAGTGTTTTCCCAAATGATTGTGCTGCTTGTTGGTTTCAGCTGCATTAAAGCTGCGTTTCGTGCGCCTCGTAAGCTCTTACTGTTGCATCATAATAGATTTAGCAAATGCCTTATGTGTTTTAGGTGTATCTCTATAAATACTTCATCAAATTGTATTATTATGACAAAATTAGAAATTCACACAATAGTAGGAGATACAGACATGCAGTGTATTTGTGGATAATTCATTTATGATTAAAAGAAACCAAAATGAATCTTAAATTTACAAAACAGGGAATCATCAGTTGCAAAGAAAAGAGAATCCCAGGATTATGTGGGATATAAAACGACAATAGATGTATTTACGCATTTTATATAAGCTATAACGCGTAAATACATCCAATATGTTCAAGACATGTTTAGAATTATGCGATTAAGCAATTCTCTGCGCGTTTACGATAGGTTATTGATCATAAAGATGTCTATCGTTTCTTGTTTAAATAAGAAAAGATGGAAAACAGATGTAAAGGGGGGAATAATAACACTTAGTAGGGCGCGCTTACATGTAAAATCCAAACTTAGCCAAACATGTGAAGTTAAATGTCATAATACGGTTGTATTTTACAAAGGCGTAAATGAGCACTTTGTCCTGGAGTGTCCTGGCCTACATTGTTACATCATTTATTTAATATCACTTTACGTTACAATCCCCTAGCGTTACTATTGATTATGCTTTGATACATTTTACACTTTGTCATCTTATATTTGCAAATGTTTGGAAAAGTTAGAGCAATTTCCTGAAAGTATCCCCGTGTTAAGTACAATGCATCCTCCGAGTTTATGAAATTTGCGCGAATCTTTGATATTTGCATGTGACAGAGGAGCCTCGTGGCTAAAATGGCACttagaaaacagaggaaaagatGGGCTACGGCTGCTCTCCTTGATCAGCCTTTTAATCCGGTGACACTATCGCTGAAACAAACAGCCTGCTATCGATCTTTTCATTATGTGTTCAAACAACAAATAGCCTTGCAGGTGAGGTGAACGGgacgtgcaaaaaaaaaaaaaaaatcagaaagaaagaaaaaaaaaaatcccatgccCAGCGGAACAAGCAGCCTGTAATAACATTACTACTATCTGATGTGCAAAAGCACTGAGGACAGACGCAAAGCGCACACACGCCTCTCCACTATCGGCGATAATTTGGAGAAAAGACGCGAATGTGCATGAGTTAAAAAGTTGTGAGTGTGCCACGGGTCGGCTGCGTGGTTAGAAGTTAACGGTCATGTGGCGTGTCACAGAGATTTAAGCTTTGCGTCTGGAGCCAGGCGTGTTTTAGCGCACtataagttatttaaaaaaaaaaaaaaaaaaaaaaaaggtgcacttGCCTGATCGGTTGCCTGTTTTCTCCAGGTGGAAAGCCGCTCCTCTACTAGTAACCGCCGCCGCTGGTGCTTCTTCTTTTAATGTCCTGCTGTCCACTTTCTCCTTTTTCTCTCGCCGTTTCCCAGCTTTCTATTAGAGCCTCTACTCTGCTCCCATTCGCTGTCCCTCTcactctcctcttctcttctcccgTGGAGCCCCTTTCCAATCTGTGGAGTTAAATCTTAATGATACACTTACAGAAAAAATTCTTTGTCCGATTTAATCTTATTGGTTTCACCTTTTCAAAGAGCTGGAGACATGGCCGTGGAGTTTCAGTGGAGTGTCCGAGACAGGGACGCGAGAGAGAGCTCTCTTGTTGAATACTTAAAAACAACCCATCCCTCCTATGCGTTTCCAAAGGGGGCACTTGCATATTTACGCTCCATTATATCTGATAATGTCTGTGTGTGCTTAAAAGCTTTGAACAACtacttacatttatttttattaaatcctAATCTTATGTATCAGGAGTTGTTATTCATTTTCAACACGGTCTATTATCATGTTTTTGGAAAAGATTTACACACATTGTTTTTACCTTGAGTTTCCATCTTAATCCAGGAACAAAAAAACACTATCATACGTctgatattatttttattttcttgcttAACTTCTAGTTATTTATTGTTTCAAAGTACTTTTTTCCCCATAGAACATAATATTAACACCAAAAAATGGTGTTTTCATAAAGAAATCCAGGACAAGAGAAAACTTAACAACACACCGAGGCTTTTTTGAGTGTAAATGTGCCAACTTTGTTAAGTTTTAAAATGGTACGTTTGATGACTTGTACATTCATTATTATGAGGTTGTAATTGTACAATGTACGCTAGATGGCAGCGCGATCCAGACATTTTTGAGTTGGAGATGTGGTAAGCCTGCAGACACACAGATACAAAAAGCCGGAATCCCCATGCAAATTCCCAGCAACTTCACATGATTTTGAATTACTGTCATTATTAAGACATAATGTGACACCAGCTCAGTGATTGTGGAGACTGTAGGACCTCGGTAATTATTGAATATTGGTGATTGCTCCGGCTAATTTTAGAGATTTTCGGCCGCTGGCACGATATCTCGCTCGTTGAACACACTGTACATTATTCGTCGCTCTCCCCATTgacattttactgtgttttataagCTTGTGTGAAATAATTGTAAGTTTTTATCACTGAGTCTATCGATAACAGACATGGATGTACCGCAATGCGCATGGCAAAGACACAACAACGTGTGAAAATATGAACCCGCTCCAGACCAGCAATGacatgtgttaattttatgtcaaAAATGCCAGTCCGAGACGCACCATTTTAAAACTTTGGGGAATTTCTGAGCAAGCGTCTCTTTTTCGCCGCTGCGCTCAGCTTTTGGTTTATTTGTCGTGCGTAAAAGCTTTGTTCCCCCCTTGCTTTTACCCCGCTTTTTCTCCTATTCTATCCAGGGTTTCTTCCTCTTTTTGGTGACAATAGACGGCCCATACTAATCAGGTTTCAAAGTAAATAGCAGCGCGGGGCGAGCTCAATGTAAATTGTGCCTGTCAGAGCCCCCCAACCCTCCAGTCGCGGATggcaacactgcaaaaaatatccacGCTCGAGCATCAGTCAGTCCGGTGCCGAGTCCTGAAGTCTTGGATTTACCAAAACACTGGACTGAATCGTCTATTAGAGCGAGATGCTACCACTCGTACTCGATACAAATCGACCCATCAATGTAAATTTTATTACATCGGCTGTGCATTTGGAGGGAATCTCCCGACGCGCGTAGCTCAGCGTTCGCAtcgcgtaaaaaaaaaaaaccggtgAAACTGGTCGGAATTTGATTAGACGTAAGTTGAAATCTGCAAAGCGCGTCGGgggtttttctcagtgttttctacgggaaaaatatataacattttaAGATTGGAACACGAGACCAAGTGACTTATTGAGatggacattttttgcagtgaatgAACGGAGGGGGACTCTAACCAATGGAGAGAAAGAGAGGGCTTGGCTATAACCTTAGCCTcccattttctctctctccctatcccccctctcctcctctcctcctcctctatgcaGGGCTCTGGCCAGTCAGTCGCCTTTGATTATCAGTCTCCAGCAGCCCCTCTCTTGGCTCCTTGACATGAGCACCATATAAGGCGCAGCGATCTCCATAGAAACGTGTCAGTTTCAATAGTAGTGTCAAAGTTCACTATATACAGACATTCGCGCAGATCCCCCGTTTCGGAAACATTGCTCTGCTGGTCCTCTCGTTTAAGCGCATTCATTTTTGGGTCTCTCCTTCTTCTtgcatattctattagttgttggtgtttttcctcttcttttttaatcttttctcatCGTATCTCCATTCCTCCTGCTGGAGAGAGGTGAAACTATACATGGGCACTTCATTCGGCGACGTGGTTTTCTTTCGCTGCTGGGCGAGATGATGAGGTTTATTTAAGAATATAGATGTAAAAATCCAGCTCTTCAGTTTTTCCTCCCCTCCTATACGGCGAAGACGGGAGTGTAAAGGAGCAAGGGGAAGAAAAGAGAAAGGAATTTATCTCCGCAGCACTTTGGATCGCGTCTTTCCAGCTAAAGGTTTTTATACTCGTTCCTGCGTCCATGTGAATCgctcctttttttcctttgtggCTATTTTATATCAAACTGCAATTTGTCACGTTTGGACTCGGGTTTTCCTACAAGATTAGGGATTCCTGAATGGCTGACTGCAATTTACCTTGGAACTGGCCTCCCGATACTTGCATATCCTGATCGGGTGCCTATTCAATCGCCTTCCTATTTTGAATGTATTGATCGCATTGTACTCCCCTTCTTACCCCATATGAGATTGCGTGCTCCGATTTGACTTTGCACTGTCCCGTCTTTTGagatctcattttttttcctcctctacgCTTCATTCACACCGGCGATCATTTCGCTTTATAGCACTTTCCGGGGCCGAGATATGGCAATGGTAGTTAGCGTCTGGCGAGATCCGCAGGAAGACGTGGCCGGAGGACCTCCGAGCGGCCCCAACCCAGCAGCGCAGCCGGCGAGGGAGCAGCAGCAGGCGGCGTCGGCGGCGCCGCACACTCCGCagacccccagccagccgggaCCCCCGTCCACACCGGGGACCGCCGGGGACAAGGGGAGTCAAAATTCAGGACAGAGTCAGCAGCATATTGAATGTGTCGTTTGCGGAGACAAATCGAGCGGCAAACACTATGGTCAGTTCACCTGCGAGGGATGCAAAAGTTTCTTCAAGAGGAGTGTACGGAGGAACTTAACATACTCATGTCGTGCCAATAGGAACTGTCCCATTGACCAGCACCACCGAAACCAGTGCCAATACTGTCGGCTGAAGAAGTGTTTAAAAGTGGGAATGCGGCGGGAAGgtgaatatatatttttaaagccCACTCATGATAACGCATCCTAGTAGCAGGCGAATAGGGCTGCCATGTTGCATTAAGGTCACAGACTATATGGCTGGGCATACTGCAGTCTCCATCCATGTTTTTGAGGGATGTTTGCATGAATGATTAGTCTTTCTGCCTATGTGAGAAAGGGGTAAAAGGCCAGTGCAGCCACAGCAGCTAAGCCTCTGAATGCAGGTCGCCTCAACAAAGCGACTAGTCTGGCTCAagcctttattttgtttttgtagcGGTGTAAAATCAACCATGATCAAGCAGAGGCAGTGGGTACAGCAGGCCTGTTTTACGCATATGTTTTAGAGCAGAAGAAGGGTAGTTTGTGTGACTGTGTGCCCCAGTgtctgagtatgtgtgtgtgtgtgtgtgtgtatgtgtgtgtgtgactgtgtgtgtgtgtgtgtgtgtgtgtgtgtgtatgtatgtatgtatgtacattgTGCAGGTCTAATAGTCTAGTCCATAAGTATGTGCAGCTTGCTTATTTGTAGTTCTTCAGTGTGGTTTGGAAGCTGTGTTTTTGAGTGTAAAACGAACACACTACAAACCCACGTCTCCCTCTAGCTCCATATGCTGACTAGACAGCTCAAACACACTGACTAATGCCGCTCAAGTTGTTCATGGCTCATTGTTTTGCATGCTGCCTCACAGGCCGTAAAACTTTCctttctatttcaagtttttttattctaatttgTGCAAACATCCCTCATTTAATATCTACTATTTCCAGTCCTCATGACAAGCCCATGTGTAAAATACACCGAGGTGCATTAATATTTTACTCTCAATATTTAACACcactcaaaatcattttatttccagCTGACCCTTTGCTGTGGCCAAAATGTGTTAATGTGGTTGAATATATTTGTAATTATCAATTATATTTGTAATATACTTGACCACAATGCATTTGTATTAATATAAACAAAAATCCACACAAATAGTGTATTATAAGGAGGCAGTAGGCTATAAGGAAGCAGTTGCGCCTTTAAATACTCGTAATAATAAATTTAGTAATTTAGATTTGAGAAAATATTAAGAGAATATGTGCGTGTTTGCTGCATGAAAGTGactgtcttttttattttgcGTGCAGTCAGTGTAGCTTCCATCCCTAAATACAAATGCAAGCAGTGTTAAAGATGGGGGGCAGTGCACATCTGTTTTGAATTGATGATAGGATAATTTGCTCTGGAATATTAGACTATAGTGCTACAAACATCATACATTGAATATGTAGTGAAAAGGGACATGGATTTTAATTTAATTGCATGCCGTTTCACTAAGCAGGATTATACTAGCTGCAGCGTGCTTGACAGTTGTTCTACTCATGAACAATGTTTATCAGTCCTGGATGCACatttcctctttttctctttctttttgtcaGCGGTTCAGCGAGGACGAATGCCTCCAACCCAGCCCAACCCAGGCCAGTACGCGCTGACGAACGGGGACCCTCTGAACGGCCATTGCTATCTGTCCGGATACATCTCGTTATTGCTGCGGGCCGAGCCTTACCCGACTTCCCGGTACGGGAGCCAGTGCATGCAGCCCAACAATATCATGGGCATCGAGAACATCTGCGAGTTGGCTGCTCGTTTGCTCTTCAGCGCCGTGGAGTGGGCGAGAAACATCCCTTTCTTTCCCGACCTGCAGATCACCGACCAGGTGTCCCTTCTCAGGCTGACGTGGAGCGAGTTGTTTGTGCTTAACGCGGCCCAGTGCTCCATGCCTCTGCATGTGGCCCCTCTGCTCGCCGCGGCGGGCCTCCACGCCTCCCCGATGTCCGCGGACCGCGTCGTGGCTTTCATGGATCACATCCGGATCTTCCAGGAGCAAGTGGAGAAGCTTAAGACCCTGCACGTAGACTCGGCAGAGTACAGCTGCCTCAAGGCCATCGTACTTTTTACATCAGGTGGGTGTTGAACATGTCACATAGGAACATGTCTGTGATCAGACCAGGCCTCAGTGCAATACTGGTACTACTGGTACTAATGGTACTATGGTACTGGCGAACCGCTATGGCATCAGTGATATTGCTGTCATGTAAAGACTGGTCACAAATCTGAGTTTACGAGAGGTTTGTGTTGCCGATTGAAAAGCTATTTTGTCAACAGCTTGCTACATATCCACTTACATGCATTCCCATGTCAGCTGGAGCCGCAGCATTAGACGTGTAAACAAATCCAGATTGAGAGAGCGCATCAAGTTTTGAAGAGTAACACTCAGTTGTGTACTTTCTAAAATCACAACTAGTTTACAATTCTATATCTGTTGATATTTTCTGAGTGTTGATTTTAAACTTTTCTGAATTGTTTGAGCCGAGGATGATATTGTAGTTTCGCGTACATAAATTTTGGAACAGGTGTCAAATAATTGAGCGTAAAGATGAAATAGTCTATCACATGGTGATATATGACAGCTGATGCATTTATGGATGTTGGTGCAGGCTTTTATCCTTGTTTTGCGTGCACAAACACATGTCTTGGGGGGCAGGAAATAATCCTTAGCAGACTGAGATCAAAAAACTGATGAAAGTTGAGTCATATGTCAGTGCAACGCGTCTGTATCACAGAGCACTGCTGTATAGACTGTAGAGTTTTATTAGCTGACCTATTAATTTTCTTATTTAGAGTCGTTTTTTTGGCGCATGCTATGCTTTGAAAAGTCATCAGCAGCCATTTAAAAAGTAACCTACATTGTTGATAGCTTAACTGATGACTGACTGGGACAAGGTCCTAAAGGTCCTCATTTACTCTCTGTGCGTAATTTAGATGCTATTTTGGAGAAGACTGTGTATTTAGTGCCATTCGGCTATTACGTCAAGGGAATCTAGTAATGATGAAAAAGAAGGGAAGGGAAAGTTGAAAGTGACGTTCAGGCCCCCAAACTAGTTCTTAACTCACCTCAAAGTTTTGACCTCATTGTTTTCAGATTTGGACCGTGTTATATTTCTATAATATGGTTGTAAATTTTCTATAATTCAACACGTTCGTGATAAAATAGTCACTTTTGCTTTAGTTTTGAGATTTAGatttatattaaattaattgtcaCTTCCAATATTCCTAGAAAGCGTTAGGACATCAGTTTATACATAGATGGTGTACACACATCCTGTTGGACATTTGaataattatttatattatttattcaacATCGCCTACACCAAtaaacatattatattatattatattatattatattatattatattatattatattatattatattatattatattatatttgttggtaaattaTGTTACAGAGTGTGTATGCTGTCACAATATGCAGTAGTAA encodes:
- the nr2f1a gene encoding nuclear receptor subfamily 2 group F member 1-A isoform X3; this encodes MAMVVSVWRDPQEDVAGGPPSGPNPAAQPAREQQQAASAAPHTPQTPSQPGPPSTPGTAGDKGSQNSGQSQQHIECVVCGDKSSGKHYGQFTCEGCKSFFKRSVRRNLTYSCRANRNCPIDQHHRNQCQYCRLKKCLKVGMRREAVQRGRMPPTQPNPGQYALTNGDPLNGHCYLSGYISLLLRAEPYPTSRYGSQCMQPNNIMGIENICELAARLLFSAVEWARNIPFFPDLQITDQVSLLRLTWSELFVLNAAQCSMPLHVAPLLAAAGLHASPMSADRVVAFMDHIRIFQEQVEKLKTLHVDSAEYSCLKAIVLFTSDACGLSDAAHIESLQEKSQCALEEYVRSQYPNQPSRFGKLLLRLPSLRTVSSSVIEQLFFVRLVGKTPIETLIRDMLLSGSSFNWPYMSIQ
- the nr2f1a gene encoding nuclear receptor subfamily 2 group F member 1-A isoform X1 — its product is MAMVVSVWRDPQEDVAGGPPSGPNPAAQPAREQQQAASAAPHTPQTPSQPGPPSTPGTAGDKGSQNSGQSQQHIECVVCGDKSSGKHYGQFTCEGCKSFFKRSVRRNLTYSCRANRNCPIDQHHRNQCQYCRLKKCLKVGMRREAVQRGRMPPTQPNPGQYALTNGDPLNGHCYLSGYISLLLRAEPYPTSRYGSQCMQPNNIMGIENICELAARLLFSAVEWARNIPFFPDLQITDQVSLLRLTWSELFVLNAAQCSMPLHVAPLLAAAGLHASPMSADRVVAFMDHIRIFQEQVEKLKTLHVDSAEYSCLKAIVLFTSDACGLSDAAHIESLQEKSQCALEEYVRSQYPNQPSRFGKLLLRLPSLRTVSSSVIEQLFFVRLKRSMPQCSLVHPELAVNSSGTPPASPPYPIAVRGHQGGVSVPICR
- the nr2f1a gene encoding nuclear receptor subfamily 2 group F member 1-A isoform X2 translates to MAMVVSVWRDPQEDVAGGPPSGPNPAAQPAREQQQAASAAPHTPQTPSQPGPPSTPGTAGDKGSQNSGQSQQHIECVVCGDKSSGKHYGQFTCEGCKSFFKRSVRRNLTYSCRANRNCPIDQHHRNQCQYCRLKKCLKVGMRREVQRGRMPPTQPNPGQYALTNGDPLNGHCYLSGYISLLLRAEPYPTSRYGSQCMQPNNIMGIENICELAARLLFSAVEWARNIPFFPDLQITDQVSLLRLTWSELFVLNAAQCSMPLHVAPLLAAAGLHASPMSADRVVAFMDHIRIFQEQVEKLKTLHVDSAEYSCLKAIVLFTSDACGLSDAAHIESLQEKSQCALEEYVRSQYPNQPSRFGKLLLRLPSLRTVSSSVIEQLFFVRLKRSMPQCSLVHPELAVNSSGTPPASPPYPIAVRGHQGGVSVPICR
- the nr2f1a gene encoding nuclear receptor subfamily 2 group F member 1-A isoform X4; the encoded protein is MAMVVSVWRDPQEDVAGGPPSGPNPAAQPAREQQQAASAAPHTPQTPSQPGPPSTPGTAGDKGSQNSGQSQQHIECVVCGDKSSGKHYGQFTCEGCKSFFKRSVRRNLTYSCRANRNCPIDQHHRNQCQYCRLKKCLKVGMRREAVQRGRMPPTQPNPGQYALTNGDPLNGHCYLSGYISLLLRAEPYPTSRYGSQCMQPNNIMGIENICELAARLLFSAVEWARNIPFFPDLQITDQVSLLRLTWSELFVLNAAQCSMPLHVAPLLAAAGLHASPMSADRVVAFMDHIRIFQEQVEKLKTLHVDSAEYSCLKAIVLFTSDACGLSDAAHIESLQEKSQCALEEYVRSQYPNQPSRFGKLLLRLPSLRTVSSSVIEQLFFVRLLLLQDLYKS